One window of the Emcibacter sp. genome contains the following:
- a CDS encoding methyltransferase domain-containing protein, whose product MNKKVQQRYAEGAKERQADLCCPVDYDPHYLKVIPDEVIEKDYGCGDPSRYIGPGDVVLDLGSGGGKICFIASQVVGPEGRVIGVDMTDDMLELARRNAPVIAEKIGYANVEFRKGQIQDMKTDMSLVEEYLQANPVSDADGYARLQQEIDRLRLENPLVADGSVDIIVSNCVLNLVSDHEKRKLFREMFRVLKPGGRIAISDIVSDKFSPAHLKEDETLWSGCISGAFQEQEFISLLEETGFEAIVIDKYEDDPWQVIEGIEYRSMTVLASKNIESTAGDKKYTVMYKGPWKRVEAENGEVFERGQRQVVREKTYVKISGNPYQDQMITISPGSGSKEKTSRGAAVSPPSRCC is encoded by the coding sequence GTGAATAAAAAAGTGCAGCAGCGGTATGCCGAAGGGGCAAAAGAGCGGCAGGCTGACCTCTGTTGCCCGGTGGACTATGATCCACACTATCTGAAGGTTATTCCCGATGAAGTGATCGAAAAGGATTATGGCTGTGGCGATCCGTCCCGGTATATCGGGCCGGGAGATGTGGTGCTGGATCTTGGCTCAGGCGGCGGAAAAATATGTTTTATCGCGTCCCAGGTGGTTGGTCCCGAGGGGCGTGTAATCGGCGTGGATATGACAGATGACATGCTGGAACTCGCCCGGCGCAACGCTCCGGTCATTGCGGAAAAAATAGGCTATGCCAATGTTGAATTCCGCAAAGGGCAAATCCAGGACATGAAAACGGATATGTCTCTGGTGGAAGAATATCTTCAGGCCAACCCGGTAAGTGATGCTGACGGATACGCCAGACTTCAGCAGGAAATTGACAGGCTGCGTCTGGAAAACCCCCTTGTGGCGGATGGGAGCGTGGATATAATAGTCAGCAACTGTGTGCTTAACCTTGTTTCCGACCACGAAAAGCGAAAACTTTTCAGGGAAATGTTCCGGGTTCTGAAACCAGGTGGCCGTATAGCCATATCGGACATCGTCTCTGACAAATTCTCGCCGGCGCATTTGAAGGAGGATGAAACCCTGTGGAGCGGGTGTATTTCCGGCGCCTTCCAGGAACAGGAATTTATCAGCTTGCTGGAAGAAACAGGCTTCGAGGCTATCGTGATCGATAAATATGAGGATGATCCCTGGCAGGTTATTGAAGGCATTGAATATCGTTCTATGACAGTTCTGGCCTCGAAAAATATTGAAAGTACCGCAGGTGACAAAAAATATACCGTGATGTACAAAGGGCCCTGGAAACGGGTGGAAGCGGAAAACGGCGAAGTTTTTGAACGTGGACAGCGTCAGGTCGTGCGTGAAAAAACCTATGTGAAAATAAGCGGTAACCCCTACCAAGATCAGATGATCACAATTTCTCCGGGTTCGGGGAGCAAGGAAAAAACCAGCCGGGGTGCGGCGGTATCGCCTCCGTCCCGATGTTGCTAA
- a CDS encoding sigma-54 dependent transcriptional regulator, producing the protein MVTPTILLVEDTLPLASIYKEYLSDENVQVTHVATGGEAFQYLENGRPEVVLLDMQLPDMDGMQILEHIAEKKIETSVVVITAHGSISRAVDAMRLGAFEFLLKPFDKSRLVFTVRNALERVRLKKVVHTYQSQFEDRREFCNMLGSSLPMQSVYKIIENVAGSRATVFITGESGTGKELAAHAIHELSPRRDKEFIVLNCGAIPKDLMESEIFGHVKGAFTGAIENREGAALRADGGTLFLDEIGEMDIDLQAKLLRFIQSGTFQKVGSTDMMKVDVRFVCATNRDPLKMVEQGLFREDLYYRLNVVPVHMPPLRDRGRDKLEIAYALLDNFNREEGKNFVRFSPEVEKVFLHHPWPGNVRQMQNIIRNVVVLNNGEEVEMNMLPAPFNRYKVEMPSISAVEQVARAGDNVVVLPKMSPKSIRPLLEQEREIIEEAIRLCDGNISRAAGYLEINPSTIYRKMKSWKGPLLS; encoded by the coding sequence TTGGTTACTCCGACCATATTGCTTGTTGAAGATACGCTTCCACTCGCTTCAATTTACAAGGAATACCTGAGCGACGAAAATGTCCAGGTCACGCATGTTGCGACCGGGGGGGAAGCTTTCCAATATCTTGAGAACGGGCGCCCTGAAGTGGTCCTTCTCGATATGCAGCTGCCTGATATGGACGGGATGCAGATCCTGGAGCATATCGCCGAGAAAAAAATCGAAACAAGCGTGGTTGTTATTACCGCACACGGGTCAATTTCCAGGGCGGTGGACGCCATGCGGCTCGGAGCCTTTGAATTTCTGCTGAAACCCTTTGATAAAAGCCGGCTGGTTTTTACCGTGCGCAATGCGCTGGAACGGGTGCGGCTGAAAAAGGTTGTTCATACCTACCAGAGCCAGTTCGAGGATCGTCGGGAATTTTGCAATATGCTGGGCAGTTCCCTGCCCATGCAGTCTGTCTACAAGATTATTGAAAATGTGGCCGGCAGCAGGGCCACCGTTTTTATCACCGGTGAAAGCGGAACCGGAAAGGAACTGGCGGCCCACGCCATTCACGAGCTCAGTCCGCGCCGGGACAAGGAATTTATCGTCCTGAACTGCGGGGCGATTCCCAAGGATCTGATGGAAAGCGAGATTTTCGGCCATGTCAAAGGCGCCTTCACCGGCGCCATTGAAAACCGGGAAGGGGCCGCGTTGCGGGCTGACGGGGGTACATTGTTTCTTGATGAGATCGGCGAAATGGATATCGACCTGCAGGCCAAGCTGTTGCGGTTTATCCAGTCCGGCACGTTCCAGAAGGTGGGCAGCACGGATATGATGAAAGTGGATGTCCGCTTTGTCTGCGCCACCAATCGTGATCCCTTGAAGATGGTCGAACAGGGGCTGTTCAGGGAAGATCTCTATTACCGCCTGAATGTGGTGCCGGTTCACATGCCGCCGCTCAGGGACCGGGGCCGGGACAAGCTCGAGATTGCCTATGCCCTGCTGGACAATTTCAATCGCGAGGAAGGCAAGAATTTTGTTCGTTTCTCTCCGGAGGTTGAGAAAGTGTTTCTGCACCATCCCTGGCCCGGAAATGTGCGGCAGATGCAGAATATCATCCGGAATGTCGTGGTGCTGAATAACGGCGAAGAGGTGGAAATGAACATGCTGCCGGCGCCGTTCAACAGATATAAGGTGGAAATGCCTTCGATCTCCGCCGTGGAGCAGGTAGCCCGGGCAGGAGACAATGTTGTTGTTCTGCCGAAAATGTCGCCAAAGTCGATCCGGCCGCTTCTGGAACAGGAGCGGGAAATTATCGAAGAGGCGATCCGCCTTTGTGATGGTAATATATCCAGGGCGGCTGGCTACCTCGAGATCAACCCCTCGACAATTTACCGCAAAATGAAAAGCTGGAAGGGGCCTCTGCTCAGCTGA